The following are encoded in a window of Ruficoccus amylovorans genomic DNA:
- a CDS encoding sulfatase family protein — protein sequence MTPDQNRTQPNILLIMTDQQRWDSLSCYGCKAIETPNLDRLAGEGMRFDRCYCSNPICTPSRASLMTGQPVPVHTVERLYDVLPPQTPLFPVYLREQGYQTALFGKLHVSAIRHELENRKPNDGFDVYEWCPEPSLLLDHPEQAYGRWLEREHPAFYRELLANGRQVQDVPRECHMTHWAAGRTIDYLRNRDKERPFFCKMSVFDPHNPYRDYPGEFREKVDAEKIPPAITDKVEISALPEAVRREHEHGYMLAGTTKGPAWGGKKGTTEPPERAPVESFYTDEAIRRDRVDYLASIALLDAEVGRVLDALDDEGLKENTLVVFCSDHGDMLGDHSLLAKGAYFYDPSVRVPLILRWPQRIRPETVSVAPVQLHDLTATLLHAAGVDPQWLRGNMPDSFDLLGAPGDPVREACICVYHGTGICDTGSYFDPPIYGAMIFDGRYKLNLYFPEGKPEQGFDGQLFDLYNDPGECDNLWGESAHESKREALRLRLLAWYREHPACAVAH from the coding sequence ATGACCCCCGACCAGAACCGGACCCAGCCAAACATCCTGCTGATCATGACCGACCAGCAGCGTTGGGACAGCCTCTCGTGCTACGGCTGCAAAGCCATCGAAACACCGAATCTCGACCGGCTTGCCGGGGAGGGAATGCGCTTTGACCGTTGCTACTGCTCGAACCCGATCTGCACGCCCTCGCGGGCCAGTTTGATGACCGGGCAACCGGTTCCGGTGCATACGGTTGAGCGCCTCTACGACGTGCTTCCGCCGCAGACGCCGTTATTTCCGGTTTACCTGCGGGAGCAGGGCTACCAGACCGCGCTTTTCGGGAAACTCCACGTCAGTGCGATCCGCCACGAGCTTGAGAACCGCAAGCCCAACGATGGCTTTGACGTGTACGAATGGTGTCCCGAGCCGAGCCTCCTGCTGGATCATCCGGAGCAGGCTTACGGACGCTGGCTGGAGCGTGAGCACCCGGCGTTTTACCGCGAATTACTGGCGAACGGACGCCAGGTCCAGGATGTGCCCCGCGAGTGTCACATGACGCATTGGGCCGCCGGGCGGACGATTGACTATCTGCGCAACCGCGACAAAGAGCGTCCGTTTTTTTGTAAAATGAGCGTCTTCGATCCGCATAATCCCTACCGCGACTATCCGGGCGAGTTCAGGGAAAAAGTGGATGCGGAGAAAATACCGCCGGCGATTACGGATAAAGTTGAAATCTCAGCTTTACCCGAGGCTGTCCGGCGCGAGCATGAGCACGGCTACATGCTGGCGGGCACCACGAAGGGCCCAGCCTGGGGCGGGAAAAAAGGCACCACCGAGCCTCCCGAACGCGCGCCGGTGGAGAGCTTTTATACGGATGAAGCTATCCGCCGTGACCGTGTTGATTACCTGGCGTCGATCGCGCTTCTCGACGCCGAAGTCGGCCGTGTGCTTGACGCGCTTGACGACGAGGGCTTGAAGGAAAATACGCTGGTTGTCTTTTGCAGCGATCACGGGGACATGCTCGGCGACCACAGCCTGTTGGCCAAGGGTGCCTACTTCTACGACCCGTCCGTGCGTGTGCCGCTGATTCTGCGCTGGCCGCAGCGTATTCGGCCCGAGACAGTCAGTGTGGCGCCGGTTCAATTGCATGACCTGACCGCGACACTCCTGCATGCCGCCGGGGTAGACCCCCAATGGCTGCGAGGAAACATGCCCGACTCTTTCGATCTGCTCGGAGCGCCCGGCGACCCCGTTCGCGAGGCCTGTATCTGTGTTTATCATGGGACGGGTATCTGCGACACGGGAAGCTATTTTGATCCGCCTATCTACGGAGCGATGATTTTCGACGGACGCTACAAGCTCAATCTCTACTTCCCCGAGGGGAAGCCGGAGCAGGGCTTCGACGGCCAGCTCTTCGACCTGTACAATGATCCCGGTGAGTGTGACAACCTCTGGGGAGAATCCGCCCACGAGTCGAAGCGGGAGGCCCTCCGGTTGCGCCTATTGGCCTGGTATCGGGAACACCCTGCTTGCGCGGTTGCGCATTGA
- a CDS encoding exo-alpha-sialidase has translation MLYTEVKYMPERSKTFLGSPSVVRLEDGSLVASHDYFYAESDGFDDGLMRMCSVYRSEDDGASWQNCSQLIGAFWSSLFLYEGALYMLGCDRRYGSIVIRRSDDGGFSWTFPLDADRGLLFQGGKAAEPPNYHCAPTPVLVHEGRIYRAYEDNVTALWPSGFQAFVISAEVGSDLLKASSWTMSNKVPFDPTRVPSDWGETGPGFLEGNMVAGPDGQLWNILRMSTEPHSDYAAMVKVSADGRELSFDYDRDIIRLPGGTHKFTIRRDPVSGLYFTLGNNNTVPGKASQRNVLSLAASRDLREWKILKPMIVDESGLSQEDSLRLTGFQYADWQFDGDDIIALVRTAWRGAVRFHDSNRITYHQFKNFRRLCAGMEI, from the coding sequence ATGCTTTATACAGAAGTCAAATACATGCCTGAACGCAGCAAGACGTTCCTTGGCAGCCCGTCTGTTGTCCGTCTCGAAGATGGCTCGCTGGTCGCCTCGCACGATTATTTCTACGCCGAGAGCGATGGCTTCGATGATGGCCTGATGCGCATGTGCAGCGTCTATCGTTCGGAAGATGACGGGGCGAGTTGGCAGAATTGCTCGCAACTGATCGGCGCTTTCTGGAGTTCGTTATTTCTCTATGAGGGAGCCCTCTACATGCTCGGGTGTGACCGTCGCTACGGCTCGATTGTCATCCGTCGCAGTGACGATGGTGGCTTCTCCTGGACCTTCCCGCTCGACGCCGACCGTGGCCTGCTTTTCCAGGGAGGCAAGGCGGCGGAGCCACCGAACTACCACTGTGCGCCGACGCCGGTACTTGTCCACGAGGGGCGGATTTACCGCGCTTACGAAGATAATGTGACGGCGCTCTGGCCCTCCGGTTTTCAGGCCTTTGTCATTTCCGCTGAGGTTGGCTCCGACCTGCTCAAGGCTTCAAGTTGGACGATGAGCAACAAGGTGCCCTTCGATCCCACCCGCGTTCCCTCGGATTGGGGCGAAACCGGTCCCGGCTTCCTCGAAGGTAACATGGTCGCCGGTCCCGACGGGCAGCTCTGGAATATCCTGCGCATGAGCACGGAGCCGCATTCGGATTACGCCGCCATGGTCAAGGTCTCCGCTGACGGCCGGGAACTGAGCTTCGATTACGACAGGGACATCATTCGCCTGCCCGGCGGCACCCATAAGTTCACCATCCGGCGCGATCCGGTGAGCGGACTTTACTTCACCCTTGGCAATAACAACACCGTCCCCGGTAAGGCCAGCCAGCGTAACGTGCTTTCGCTTGCGGCCTCACGCGACCTGCGGGAGTGGAAGATCCTCAAGCCCATGATCGTAGACGAATCCGGCCTGAGCCAGGAGGATTCCTTGCGCCTGACCGGTTTTCAATACGCGGACTGGCAGTTCGACGGGGACGATATTATCGCGCTTGTGCGCACGGCTTGGCGCGGCGCGGTACGTTTTCACGATTCCAACCGGATCACCTACCATCAGTTTAAAAATTTCCGTCGCCTATGCGCGGGCATGGAGATTTGA
- a CDS encoding helix-turn-helix domain-containing protein, which yields MSPLESFSRLHGGKFTRQTGLEPEQTRDYWLIMESFHPLFPGWIGRSLQIERNWGMMFHGQEEKRRTITTYGLTYVYEGEGEYSDDLNEQPIRVRAGDVICLFPGKRHAYRPLPEQTWNEIHIGFSGLLFDAWMGTGLLDPDHPVRGLASESRDVGYWLKRFHEVVLPLAKVGAEPALSDSGRLVALIAEMCTAWGSPKLSENVEWADKARAALISLSPEEPLDLVVLGQRFGLGEQAFRKKFKRLCGVTPTVFRSRNLVEQACHMLITSNASIKEIAFECGFGSQPYFSRRFKQITGVSPEEYRARSEV from the coding sequence ATGTCTCCGCTGGAAAGTTTCAGCCGCCTGCATGGCGGGAAGTTTACACGGCAGACCGGTTTGGAGCCTGAGCAGACCCGTGATTATTGGCTCATCATGGAATCATTTCATCCGCTATTTCCGGGATGGATCGGGCGTAGTCTCCAGATCGAACGAAACTGGGGCATGATGTTCCACGGACAGGAAGAGAAGCGCAGGACAATTACGACCTATGGACTGACCTATGTGTACGAAGGGGAGGGCGAGTACAGCGATGATTTGAACGAGCAGCCGATCCGTGTGCGTGCCGGTGACGTCATCTGTCTCTTTCCAGGGAAAAGGCATGCCTATCGTCCTCTGCCGGAGCAGACCTGGAACGAAATTCACATCGGTTTTTCCGGCCTGCTTTTCGACGCGTGGATGGGCACCGGGCTGCTGGATCCGGACCATCCGGTGCGCGGCCTGGCCAGCGAATCCAGGGACGTGGGTTATTGGCTGAAGCGTTTCCACGAGGTGGTCCTGCCGCTGGCCAAAGTCGGGGCCGAGCCCGCGCTCAGCGACAGTGGGCGACTGGTTGCCCTGATTGCCGAAATGTGCACGGCCTGGGGCTCTCCCAAACTGAGCGAAAATGTGGAATGGGCGGATAAGGCCCGGGCGGCTCTGATCTCACTTTCTCCGGAGGAGCCGCTTGATCTGGTCGTGCTCGGGCAGCGTTTCGGGCTCGGTGAACAGGCTTTCCGCAAAAAGTTCAAACGCCTGTGCGGGGTTACACCGACGGTGTTTCGCTCCCGCAATCTGGTTGAGCAGGCCTGTCACATGCTCATCACGAGCAACGCCTCGATTAAGGAAATCGCCTTCGAATGCGGCTTTGGCAGTCAGCCGTATTTCTCGCGTCGTTTTAAGCAAATCACCGGAGTTTCACCGGAAGAGTACCGGGCCCGGTCGGAGGTATAA
- a CDS encoding PEP-CTERM sorting domain-containing protein (PEP-CTERM proteins occur, often in large numbers, in the proteomes of bacteria that also encode an exosortase, a predicted intramembrane cysteine proteinase. The presence of a PEP-CTERM domain at a protein's C-terminus predicts cleavage within the sorting domain, followed by covalent anchoring to some some component of the (usually Gram-negative) cell surface. Many PEP-CTERM proteins exhibit an unusual sequence composition that includes large numbers of potential glycosylation sites. Expression of one such protein has been shown restore the ability of a bacterium to form floc, a type of biofilm.) produces MRPSTANFSRPALRSRFGLFAAILAGVSLTPGLFAASTSWTGAVDDDWTNAGNWDGGLPTSALDTIIPTGEVVLDGTGSTRFARLGTVAGTTQLTINSGASLTNGGAGAFAAGLTSGATVAIIQNGGSVDINNSLYLGGTGSANGGDATYTVYDGLLDVSGSLGIGNSSGGSTTTSFIQQGGDVTLGSLDIGSRRYGGGAVNVNDATYEVSGGTLAVTGNWNQGLDEGTGNGRIESTGHVIGSKSTISVGGNMVLKQNTQSSSTLRYTLDNGGVSKINLTNGGAVTLAGTLETDLMGGMVLTSGNTFSLIETAEGGITNGFSTLPDSELWNVEVVSVGGGREALQLSLNAAALQGTVAAGGSAAFAATGKGYVELTGLSTGSTVSIYLNADAGTGLTIADLVNYLDQNGIVASTTSEGGYNVLVSIAAPGETAYYTWDLSGFNGDATISGLMVIPEPASTAALAGLAVLAVAYLFRRKRR; encoded by the coding sequence ATGCGTCCATCCACAGCTAACTTCTCTCGCCCGGCTCTGCGTAGCCGTTTCGGACTCTTCGCCGCCATACTGGCGGGAGTCAGCCTCACCCCCGGCCTCTTTGCCGCTTCAACCTCTTGGACAGGAGCGGTTGACGATGATTGGACAAATGCAGGCAATTGGGATGGGGGACTGCCAACATCGGCTCTTGATACTATCATCCCTACCGGTGAGGTTGTATTGGACGGGACCGGGTCTACCCGGTTTGCGCGTCTGGGAACTGTCGCCGGAACCACCCAGCTCACCATTAACAGTGGAGCCTCGCTCACCAATGGGGGCGCCGGGGCGTTTGCTGCGGGGCTGACTTCTGGGGCGACGGTGGCCATCATCCAAAATGGCGGTTCTGTTGATATCAACAACTCCTTGTACCTCGGTGGTACAGGTTCAGCCAATGGTGGCGATGCCACCTACACCGTCTATGATGGGTTACTGGATGTCAGTGGTAGTCTTGGTATCGGCAATAGTTCCGGTGGCAGTACCACGACTTCCTTCATTCAGCAAGGCGGTGACGTGACACTGGGCAGCCTGGATATCGGGTCACGCCGCTATGGCGGTGGGGCTGTTAATGTAAACGATGCGACCTATGAAGTCAGTGGCGGCACCCTCGCGGTCACCGGGAACTGGAATCAGGGCCTGGATGAAGGTACAGGCAATGGACGGATTGAGTCCACTGGACACGTTATCGGTTCAAAGTCCACGATCTCCGTGGGAGGTAACATGGTGCTGAAGCAGAATACGCAAAGCTCGTCCACCCTGCGCTACACCCTCGACAATGGCGGGGTGAGCAAGATCAACCTCACTAACGGCGGTGCCGTGACGCTTGCCGGGACGCTGGAGACCGATCTCATGGGCGGCATGGTTCTGACTTCGGGTAACACCTTCTCGCTGATCGAAACCGCTGAGGGTGGCATCACCAATGGCTTTTCCACGCTGCCCGACAGCGAGCTGTGGAACGTCGAAGTCGTCAGCGTCGGTGGTGGGCGTGAGGCCTTGCAGTTGAGCCTTAATGCCGCCGCTCTCCAGGGGACGGTCGCTGCCGGCGGTTCCGCCGCTTTCGCCGCCACCGGTAAGGGCTACGTCGAACTGACCGGCCTAAGCACGGGATCGACGGTGAGCATCTATCTCAACGCCGACGCCGGCACGGGACTGACGATTGCCGATCTCGTGAATTACCTCGACCAGAACGGAATCGTAGCCTCCACCACGAGTGAAGGTGGCTACAATGTGCTGGTTTCCATCGCGGCTCCCGGCGAGACGGCCTACTACACCTGGGACCTTAGCGGGTTTAACGGTGACGCCACTATTTCCGGCCTGATGGTGATTCCCGAGCCGGCCTCGACGGCCGCTCTGGCCGGACTGGCCGTGCTCGCGGTGGCTTATCTGTTCCGCCGCAAGCGTCGTTAG
- a CDS encoding right-handed parallel beta-helix repeat-containing protein, with translation MPVASAQVDISTLGVKPGDATDNTENLQRVLNEGPGMLFFPAGTYRTGTVEVPANRTLIFDPEAVVQPVADKVKDKNLFVVTGNDVQFRGLHYDFADGGKDVNETAVWNLVYADGVSNLVVSEADVGNTDERGLVPLKERKRRGRLLNRDGSDPAKKYNHNGYYNSQVLLWVVNCRDVVLENSKGFRLHAMLHATSSANVTARGNHMVSGNYMTKFLEGSENLRHHDNWSRDVKYQVCWFGGSPDPSRKPYLPRGSSTVAKREVKPGESGYNPHTSGAFDVLVQNNYAEYGNTLAWGNKGRQVVIDSNIARFISDYAYGSEGGENLVFSNNISINSTAGGIVSMYWGEKLLITGNLIMVRHEPWEEEWSWWDSPAKYLGPFVRLHHGPSNEGDMYGSGTVMITGNLFSNELSTRTTDISIQAGRDVTVSGNKFINGRVNKFGPGKVTVMDNEFVSRLEYDPLSVNIMPRGSDMVIVKGNIFRQEAPIMPTDEQLASSEASKVPYFLFTDDDPNAEAEEGAVTGDMPAISIEANGPFFGLVEDNAIYGWIDAISGQIRSNVAGASILVLKNTTDGIITVDSSNPKSTALVENNTEIPAGLMPQ, from the coding sequence ATGCCGGTTGCTTCCGCCCAAGTCGATATCTCGACGCTCGGGGTCAAACCAGGGGATGCGACCGACAACACCGAAAACCTCCAGCGCGTCCTGAACGAGGGACCGGGCATGCTATTTTTCCCAGCCGGAACTTACCGGACGGGCACAGTAGAAGTCCCTGCCAACCGTACGCTGATCTTCGACCCCGAGGCGGTCGTGCAGCCTGTAGCGGACAAGGTGAAGGATAAAAACCTCTTCGTCGTGACCGGTAATGACGTGCAATTCCGGGGGCTTCATTACGATTTTGCCGATGGGGGCAAGGATGTGAACGAGACTGCTGTCTGGAATCTGGTTTACGCCGACGGCGTGTCGAACCTGGTGGTCTCCGAGGCGGACGTTGGCAATACGGACGAGCGTGGTCTCGTGCCTCTGAAGGAGCGCAAGCGCCGCGGCCGCCTGCTCAACCGCGACGGTTCCGACCCGGCCAAGAAGTACAACCACAACGGCTACTACAACTCCCAGGTGCTGCTCTGGGTGGTCAACTGCCGCGATGTGGTGCTCGAGAATTCCAAAGGTTTCCGTTTGCACGCGATGCTGCATGCGACGTCTTCGGCTAACGTCACTGCCCGCGGCAACCATATGGTCAGCGGCAACTACATGACGAAGTTTCTGGAAGGTTCGGAAAACCTTCGCCACCACGATAACTGGTCCCGCGACGTGAAGTACCAGGTCTGCTGGTTTGGCGGTTCTCCTGACCCGTCGCGCAAGCCCTATCTGCCCCGCGGTTCCTCGACCGTGGCCAAGCGCGAGGTCAAGCCCGGCGAGTCCGGTTACAACCCCCACACCTCGGGTGCCTTTGACGTGCTCGTGCAGAACAACTACGCCGAGTATGGCAACACGCTGGCCTGGGGAAACAAGGGCCGCCAGGTCGTGATTGACAGCAATATCGCCCGCTTCATCTCGGACTACGCCTATGGCAGCGAAGGGGGCGAGAACCTGGTCTTCTCGAACAACATTTCGATCAACTCAACGGCGGGTGGTATCGTCTCGATGTACTGGGGCGAAAAGCTGCTCATCACCGGCAACCTGATTATGGTCCGCCATGAGCCGTGGGAAGAGGAGTGGAGCTGGTGGGACAGCCCCGCGAAGTACCTCGGGCCGTTCGTGCGCCTGCACCACGGCCCCTCCAACGAGGGCGATATGTACGGCTCCGGCACGGTCATGATTACCGGTAATCTCTTCTCCAACGAGCTCTCCACCCGCACGACGGATATCTCCATCCAGGCCGGACGCGACGTGACGGTGAGCGGCAACAAGTTCATCAACGGGCGCGTCAACAAGTTCGGCCCCGGTAAGGTCACGGTGATGGATAACGAGTTCGTCTCCCGCCTGGAGTATGATCCGCTCAGCGTGAATATCATGCCGCGCGGCTCGGATATGGTCATCGTCAAGGGCAATATCTTCCGCCAGGAGGCTCCGATTATGCCCACGGACGAGCAGCTCGCCTCCTCCGAGGCCAGCAAGGTGCCGTACTTCCTTTTCACCGATGACGATCCCAACGCCGAGGCTGAGGAGGGCGCTGTCACCGGCGACATGCCCGCGATCTCCATCGAGGCAAACGGGCCGTTCTTCGGGCTGGTGGAAGATAACGCGATTTACGGCTGGATTGACGCGATTTCCGGTCAGATCCGTTCGAATGTGGCCGGGGCTTCCATCCTCGTGCTGAAGAACACCACCGATGGTATCATCACCGTCGACTCCAGCAACCCGAAGTCCACTGCCCTGGTTGAGAACAACACGGAAATCCCGGCGGGGCTCATGCCGCAGTAA